The region TTAGCGATGAATCAAAAGGATACAAAGTATATGATCCCGTGTCAAAGAAGATAGTAATCAGCAGGGATGTTGTGtttgaagagaagaaaaaatGGGATTGGGATAAGAGCTATAAGCAGCAGATACTTGATGAGCTTGAATGGGGAGAAAGTGAAGATAAAATAACTGTAGAAGAGGAAATTGATGGGGACTTGGAGGCTGCACATCCAAATTTTGATGATAATGCTGCTATTTTTGAAGATGAAATTGAGACAAGTGATGCAACAACACATCCGTCAATTTTCAGCACTTCCTCACACTCCGATACAGAAGTACGAAACAGGAGGCCACCTATCTGGATGAATGATTATGTGAGCGGAGAAGGTTTTTCAGATAATGAAATTAATTTTGCTGTAGGTACAAATTCAGACCCTGATAATTTTGAAGAAGCTATGAAAAGTGAACATTGGAAGAAAGCTATGGAGGTTGAAATCAAGAGCATAGAAAAGAACAATACATGGTTCCTCACTGATTCACCAAAAGGCGCGCAAAGCAGATTGGAGTAAAGTGGGTTTTCAAAACGAAACTGAATGAGCTCGGTGAAGTGGAGAAATTTAAAGCCCGATTGGTCGCCAAAGGGTATATGCAGCGATATGGAATTGATTATGCTGAAGTCTTCGCACCGGTGGCTCGAATGGACACTGTCAGAATTATTCTTGCACTAGCTGCTCAGAAGGCATGGAAGGTATATCAACTTGACATCAAATCTGCATTTTTACATGGCGAGTTAATGGAGGATGTCTATGTAGAGCAACCCCTTGGTTTTGTGAAGAAAGATGAACCTCACAACGTTTACAAGCTTAGAAAAGCTCTctatggactcaaacaagctcctcGAGCTTGGTTTAGTCGCATCGAATCATATTTCTTAAGGGAGGGATTTGAGAAGTGCTCCAGCGAGCAAACTCTGTTTGTTAAAACTAGCATTCAAGGTAAACTTTTGATTGTAAGTTTATAAGTTGATGATTTAAATATATTCTGGGAATGATGAATCAATGATGATGGAATTTAAGAGGTCAATGATGAAGGAATTCGATATGTCGGATTTAGGAAAGATGAGGTATTTCCTTGGTATTGAGGTGCAACAATTGGAAAATGGAATCTTCATTAGCCAAAAGAAGTATGCATGGGATGTACTTAAAAGATTTCAAATGGAAGAATGCAATGCTGTTTTAAATCCTATAGTTCCTGGTTTCAAAATTTCGAAAGATGAGAATAGAGTTATGGTTGAGAGCACTTTCTACAAACAACTAGTTGGGAGCTTGATTTACTTAACATCAACTCGTCCAGATTTGATGTATGCAGTGAGCTTAATTAGTAGGTACATGTCTCAACCTACAGAACTTCATCTTAATGCTGCAAAAAGGGTGCTAAGGTACGTGAAGGGAACTACCAGCTTTGGCATTTTATATCAGAAAGGAGCAAGTAGCATGTTGACTGCCTACAGCGACAGTGATTACGCAGGATGTTTGGAGGATAGAAAGAGCACTTCAGGATATGCTTTCATGATCAGTTCAGGAGCAGTAGCTTGGTCTTCTAGAAAGCAACCAATTGTGACACTGTCAATGACGGAGGCTGAATACGTAGCAGCGGCGGCATGTGCTTGTCAAGCGATGTGGATGAAGATGGTTCTTAAAAGGCTTGGTTGTGATAATAATGAGTGCACAACCATTTTTTTGTGATAATAGTTCAACAATGAAATTATCCAAAAATCCGGTTCTGCACAAAAGGAGTAAGCATATTGCAGTTCGATTCCATTTACTAAGAGATTTATGCAAGGAAGGAGCAATCTGTTTAGTTCATTGTGGCTCACATGATCAAGTTGTTGATATCCTAACAAAGCCTCTCAAGCTGGAACAATTTCAGAAGCTTAGAGATTTACTTGGAGTATGTGAAGTAAACTAAGTAATCTACTTAGTTTAAGGGAGAATTTGTTAACGTTAATGTCCTAGTTTGTAGGAGTTATTTTCTAGTTTGTAGGAGTTATTTTCTGAATTGTTAATAAGTTGCCTAGTCTTTAGGAAGTCCTATTTTTTAGGATAGTACAGATTCTGTTATGTAAGGGTTTTAAATAGCCAACTTCTCAAATGAAATAAATAAGCTTTTCAGTTTATCAGTTTGAAATAAGGGGTATGATTTGTTATAATTTTAAAAGAATGAAGGAAATAAGTGAGTTTGTTAGGGGTGGTGTTGGTGAAAAGGGTGGTTGAAAAAACTTTAAATGTTGAGTGTGCAGAGTGTAATAGTGGGGGTTGATGAAAACTTGAGTGGTGGTGGAAGGTGAGTAGGTGAGTAATGGGTTGAGTTCCCCTTGTATGGATAATGGGGAATGGTCAAGGGTATATGTAGCAGTGGGAGAGAGGTGTTAAATGAAAATATTTTCCAAGTTATGAGGGCTCAAGAGTGAGGAAGATATACTTGCAGAAATTTTGTTACATGAAGAGGATGTTGTCATGGTAGAAAATTGTTAAGTCATGAGAAATGTGAGTGCTAAAGATTTAACATTCATATGCTCGTCAATATTGTTATCCAACTGACCCAGATGTAAAACCATGTTTGGATTGTTGGTTTTCGTGGATGTTTTAAGATTATGGTTGTGGGTCAAAACGAGCTCATTAAGATGTTAATATGTTGCTTGAATGAAATCATCAAGGTGTTTTAGTAGGGTTTGTGCATTTATGAGGGTATTGAAAAAGGATATGAAAACATCGATGTTGGATTCTACTATTACCAAGAGATTAGGGTTTAACCTGGAAAAtcaaagagagagagagaaaaaaagaaataaaacaacattcaattttttttgcatattctttaATAAAACATAACACACTTTAAGTACTTGTTATTCTTAATTAATCTAAAACATTCCGTACAAGTCCACGTGAAGACattcaaataaaaaaaacataaaagCTCTAAAATAAATGGACTTTATAGAACATAATTTTATTGTGAAAAAgatatttttaataattttttcATAAACATGCAATACTACAAATGATATATTTCATAACAAAACTTTCACCTCGCCCAACTAAAAATTGGGGTAAAAGGTCAAGACGcatcatattttattttattttttaataaatacCATATATTCCTTTGATTTCTAAATAAAACTGAGGGAAAACATATTTCAAAGACATGCTTCGAATCCCATCATCAGTAGTTTAtgttttatttctttaaaagtgttgtctttttattttattttattttatttttaaattagTGATTTCTTCCGTCGATTAGATTTAATAACCGAAGGATTAGATTATCATATTTTATTATAAAAAGACTCGTTAATCTGATTTTACCCTAAACCTAACTTATATATAGTCGTTCCAAAATTTTACGCATCATTCTTTGGGATCAATGACAAGACAGAAAAAATCTTCAATGTTCTTCAATattgaacaaaatattttttctgCCCTTACAATCCATATCACATAATGATGTTGATGTTATTGTATTTTTGTAATAATCTTCCTatgttgtcaatcaaagaaaatatTGAAAAATTTATTGTTTTCCTCAGTTGAcaacattgagaaatttattctTAAACACAATTATCTATTTCTCTTTTATGTGAAAGTATTTTCCATGAAAACATTTGATCAAGATAATGAAATCTCCATGGGAATGATGGTAAGTACATAAAAAATTATCTTATTTGAAAGAGATAACTTATCAGAATTTTGAAAAAGGTAGGTTGTTCTCCAAAAATCCATTGTCAAACTTTTGATTTGtttaaacaatttattttaatattttgtgtaaacaatgtaaataaataaataaaaagtttGTTCCCCTCGAATTTTAATAGAGATCGAGAGGTATGTGACGCTTGTGTTGAAAcatattttatttcttttttatttaaaaGAAACATATTTTACTTCGGTTTTGAATAATAACCGAGGTAAAATATAATGGTGTTTATTCAGTTTCTTCGTCTtccttaaacaaatctttgtTGTCCATTTAATGACTATCAAGTCTCAAGACACTATCATTAGTGATCCTCGTGAAACCCAAAATCTTCATTATAAAAACATTATGAATATTAAAAATTGTTAACGAAATGTTTGTCTTGAAAACTTCGAAATTTAAAAAAGGCAAGGATGAGTTCTCATTATTTTGTTGGGAAAATTTCTCAAGGATGAATTGCAAGAGTAAAAAATTATTTAGGTTCTCTGTGTTCTTAAATAATCATAtaattgaatatttattttatttatctaactTTTTTGT is a window of Lathyrus oleraceus cultivar Zhongwan6 chromosome 6, CAAS_Psat_ZW6_1.0, whole genome shotgun sequence DNA encoding:
- the LOC127096493 gene encoding secreted RxLR effector protein 161-like, giving the protein MSDLGKMRYFLGIEVQQLENGIFISQKKYAWDVLKRFQMEECNAVLNPIVPGFKISKDENRVMVESTFYKQLVGSLIYLTSTRPDLMYAVSLISRYMSQPTELHLNAAKRVLRYVKGTTSFGILYQKGASSMLTAYSDSDYAGCLEDRKSTSGYAFMISSGAVAWSSRKQPIVTLSMTEAEYVAAAACACQAMWMKMVLKRLGCDNNECTTIFL